In Bos indicus isolate NIAB-ARS_2022 breed Sahiwal x Tharparkar chromosome 2, NIAB-ARS_B.indTharparkar_mat_pri_1.0, whole genome shotgun sequence, a single genomic region encodes these proteins:
- the LOC109577179 gene encoding phospholipase A2, membrane associated-like, producing the protein MKTLLLLAVIMAFALLQVHAHLWDFARMIKHTTGKGALLSYSAYGCYCGVSGRGSPKDATDRCCWAHDCCYKKLKHHGCGTKFLNYNVSIRRGQITCADQGVCRRIVCECDKKAALCFARNQKTYNKKLQYYRNSLCTGRAPQC; encoded by the exons ATGAAGACCCTCCTGCTGCTGGCAGTGATCATGGCCTTTG CCCTTCTTCAGGTCCATGCACATTTGTGGGATTTTGCGAGAATGATCAAGCACACGACAGGAAAGGGAGCCCTGCTCAGCTACAGTGCCTACGGCTGCTACTGCGGAGTGAGTGGCAGAGGATCCCCCAAGGATGCAACGGATCG GTGCTGTTGGGCACATGACTGCTGTTACAAAAAGCTGAAGCATCATGGATGTGGCACCAAGTTCCTTAACTACAATGTGTCTATCCGCCGGGGCCAAATCACGTGTG CGGATCAAGGTGTGTGTAGACGTATAGTCTGTGAATGTGATAAAAAAGCTGCCCTCTGTTTTGCAAGGAACCAGAAGACTTATAATAAAAAGCTCCAATACTACAGAAACTCTCTGTGCACAGGGCGTGCCCCGCAGTGCTGA